A part of Lolium perenne isolate Kyuss_39 unplaced genomic scaffold, Kyuss_2.0 unplaced41, whole genome shotgun sequence genomic DNA contains:
- the LOC127335316 gene encoding 26S proteasome non-ATPase regulatory subunit 6, whose amino-acid sequence MDGGGGEEGKQQPHLVLAHKLFLLSQPDVDDLAKVGLRDDVLAAVKSDDMAALYESLGASGVLETDAALLAEMRGRIEEETRKFDEKIADAEENLGESEVREAHLAKSLYFIRVGEKEKALEQLKVTEGKTVAVGQKMDLVFYALQIGLFHMDFDLISKSIDKAKILFEAGGDWERKNRLKVYEGLYCMATRDFKKATSLFLDSISTFTTYELFPYDTFIFYTVLTSVVTLDRVSLKQKVVDAPEILAVIGKVPHLSEFLNALYNCQYKSFFVAFSGLTEQIKLDRYLQPHFRYFMREVRTVVYSQFLESYKSVTMEAMAVSFGVTVDFIDQELSRFIAAGKLHCKIDKVAGVLETNRPDSRNAFYQSTIKQGDFLLNRIQKLSRVIDL is encoded by the exons atggacggcggcggcggcgaggaaggGAAGCAGCAGCCGCACCTGGTGCTAGCGCACAAGCTGTTCCTCCTCTCGCAGCCAGACGTTGACGACCTCGCCAAGGTCGGCCTCCGCGACGACGTCCTCGCCGCAGTGAAATCCGACG ACATGGCGGCGCTGTACGAGTCGCTGGGGGCCAGCGGCGTGCTGGAGACGGACGCGGCGCTGCTCGCGGAGATGCGCGGCAGGATCGAGGAGGAGACCCGCAAGTTCGACGAGAA GATCGCCGATGCTGAAGAGAACTTGGGTGAGAGTGAAGTGCGCGAAGCCCATCTAGCCAAATCCTTGTATTTCATCAGAGTTGGCGAGAAG GAAAAGGCACTGGAGCAGCTTAAAGTTACTGAAGGAAAAACTGTAGCTGTTGGGCAGAAGATGGACCTTGTTTTCTACGCTTTGCAGATTGGCCTTTTCCATATGGACTTTGATCTCATCTCAAAGTCCATCGACAAGGCCAAAAT CTTGTTTGAGGCGGGTGGTGACTGGGAGAGGAAGAACAGATTGAAAGTGTATGAAGGCTTGTACTGTATGGCCACTAGAGACTTCAAGAAGGCTACTAGCTTATTTTTGGACTCCATTTCAACTTTTACGACCTATGAGTTGTTTCCCTATGATACGTTCATCTTTTACACGGTCCTTACAAGTGTTGTCACATTGGACCGTGTATCTCTCAAACAAAAG GTTGTAGACGCACCTGAGATTCTGGCTGTAATTGGCAAAGTACCCCACCTGTCTGAGTTTCTCAATGCCCTCTACAATTGTCAGTACAAGTCATTTTTTGTGGCATTTT CTGGCCTGACAGAGCAGATCAAGTTAGACCGCTACTTGCAACCTCATTTCCGCTACTTCATGCGCGAAGTGCGCACTGTTGTCTATTCACAATTTCTTGAGTCATACAAGAGTgtgacgatggaagccatggctgTCTCATTTGGTGTGACAGTTGATTTCATAGACCA GGAATTATCGCGCTTTATTGCTGCCGGGAAGCTTCACTGCAAGATTGATAAAGTTGCTGGTGTCCTGGAAACAAACCGACCTGATTCACGGAACGCCTTCTACCAGTCTACCATCAAACAAGGAGACTTCTTGCTGAACCGCATCCAGAAGCTCTCGCGAGTCATTGACCTGTAG